One genomic segment of Synechocystis sp. LKSZ1 includes these proteins:
- a CDS encoding NAD(P)-dependent oxidoreductase, with the protein MKILITGGAGYIGSVLTPILLAAGYEVTVVDSFIFRQNSLAECCHYDTFEVVRGDCRDQALIKDLLKDADAIIPLAALVGAPLCARDQVGTQTINQDAVEMICRLASPQQRILMPVTNSGYGIGEAGKFCTEESPLRPISLYGVTKVAAEKAVLERENSITFRLATVFGMAPRMRTDLLVNDFVYRAFYDRAVVIFEGHFKRNYIHIRDVAKVFLHGLENFEAMKGKAYNVGLEDANLSKLELCAKIKEHLPNFVYLEAPIGEDPDKRDYIVSNQRILSTGFTPDWSLDRGIKELIKGYTILRNSIYSNV; encoded by the coding sequence ATGAAAATTTTAATCACCGGAGGAGCGGGTTACATCGGCTCGGTCTTAACCCCGATCCTGCTAGCGGCAGGCTATGAAGTCACGGTTGTTGATAGCTTTATATTTCGGCAAAATAGCCTGGCGGAATGCTGTCATTACGATACGTTTGAAGTGGTTCGGGGGGACTGTCGTGATCAGGCCTTAATCAAGGATTTACTCAAAGATGCGGATGCGATTATCCCCCTGGCGGCCCTGGTGGGGGCCCCCCTCTGCGCTCGTGATCAGGTTGGAACCCAGACGATCAACCAAGATGCAGTGGAAATGATCTGTCGCCTGGCTAGTCCCCAGCAACGAATTTTGATGCCCGTGACCAATAGCGGCTATGGCATTGGAGAGGCGGGTAAATTTTGTACGGAAGAAAGTCCTCTACGGCCCATTTCCCTCTATGGTGTGACCAAGGTAGCGGCGGAAAAAGCGGTTTTAGAACGAGAAAATAGCATCACCTTCCGCCTGGCAACGGTCTTTGGCATGGCTCCCCGTATGCGCACCGATCTGTTGGTGAATGACTTTGTTTATCGGGCCTTTTATGACCGTGCTGTGGTGATTTTTGAGGGTCACTTTAAGCGCAACTACATCCATATCCGGGATGTGGCCAAGGTCTTTTTGCATGGATTGGAAAATTTCGAGGCCATGAAGGGCAAAGCTTATAATGTGGGTTTAGAGGATGCCAACCTGTCTAAGCTAGAGCTTTGTGCCAAGATTAAGGAACATTTGCCCAATTTTGTTTACCTAGAGGCCCCCATCGGCGAAGACCCCGATAAACGGGACTACATTGTCTCCAACCAGCGGATCCTGAGCACTGGGTTTACCCCGGATTGGTCGTTGGATCGGGGCATTAAGGAACTGATCAAGGGCTATACGATCCTCCGCAATAGCATTTATTCCAACGTCTAG